GAGCTGGAAACAGGAAGGCAGCACTCTGCACCTCCACGGCGAGCTGGACGGCGAAACCGTCCAGCAGCTCTGGCGCCAGCGTGAGAAGGCGGTCGCCGGGATAACCACCTTTGAGCTTCGCGGCTTAACGCGAGTTGATACCGCGGGGCTGGCGCTGCTTATCCACCTGGTCGCTCTCGTCAGCCGTCAGGGGCGTCAGGTTGAGCTGCACGGAGCCAGCGAAAATTTACGGACGCTGGCCCAGCTTTATAACCTGCCAGAGTCGCTGCTTCCGCATCTGGCAGGCTAATGATTTCAGCACGTTACTATCAAAGCCCTCGAACTGTTAAGTTCCGGGGCTTTTTGCTTATTTCAGCGGACGCCACTTTCCTCTAAGATGTGTGGCTTATTTCATCATTTATTAATCGACGAATAGATACCCCCATGGAAAATCATGAAATTCAGACCGTGCTGATGAACGCACTGCCCCTCCAGGAAGTCCACGTCACGGGCGATGGCAGCCACTTTCAGGTAATAGCTGTGGGTGAGTTATTCGCCGAGTTAAGTCGCGTCAAGAAACAGCAGACGGTTTATGCGCCGCTGATGGCGTTTATTGCCGATAATCGCATGCATGCCGTTTCCATCAAGACCTACACGCCGGAAGAGTGGGCGCGCGATCGCAAACTGAATGGTTTTTGAATCATTAGCGCAGGCTGGTGATAACGTATTGAATTTAAAAGAGAGCAGTTTCAATGGATAAATTTCGTGTGCAGGGGCCGACTCGCCTGAGTGGTGAAGTGACAATCTCAGGGGCTAAAAACGCCGCGCTGCCCATCCTCTTTGCCGCCCTTCTGGCGGAAGAGCCGGTAGAGATTCAGAACGTTCCAAAACTGAAAGATATTGACACTACCATGAAGCTGCTGAGCCAGCTGGGTACCAAAGTTGAGCGTAATGGCTCCGTCTACATTGATGCCAGCGGCGTGAATATCTTTTGTGCCCCCTACGAGCTGGTAAAAACCATGCGCGCGTCTATCTGGGCGCTGGGGCCGCTGGTGGCGCGTTTTGGTCAGGGGCAGGTTTCTCTGCCCGGCGGCTGTGCCATCGGCGCTCGCCCGGTTGACCTGCACATTACCGGCCTGGAGCAGCTTGGCGCGGAGATTAAGCTGGAAGAGGGCTACGTTAAGGCTTCGGTCAATGGCCGTCTTAAAGGTGCCCACATTGTGATGGATAAGGTGAGCGTCGGCGCTACCGTTACCATCATGAGCGCGGCAACCCTTGCCGAAGGCAAGACGGTGATTGAAAACGCCGCTCGCGAACCTGAAATCGTCGATACGGCGAACTTCCTCAACACTCTGGGCGCGAAGATCAGCGGCGCGGGTACCGATCGCATCACCATCGAAGGCGTAGCTCGTTTAGGCGGCGGTGTTTATCGCGTTCTGCCTGACCGCATCGAAACCGGGACCTTCCTGGTGGCGGCGGCTATCTCCGGCGGCAAAATCCTCTGCCGGAATGCGCAACCTGATACCCTGGATGCGGTGCTGGCCAAGCTGCGCGAAGCGGGTGCCGAGGTTGAAACCGGCGATGACTGGATCAGTCTGGATATGCACGGCCAGCGTCCAAAAGGCGTGACCGTGCGTACCGCGCCACACCCAGGCTTCCCAACCGATATGCAGGCGCAGTTCACCCTGCTAAACCTGGTGGCTGAGGGAACGGGCGTGATCACCGAAACTATCTTTGAAAACCGCTTTATGCACGTGCCTGAGTTAATCCGCATGGGCGCACACGCGGAAATCGAAAGCAACACCGTGATCTGCCACGGCGTAGAGAAGCTTTCCGGCGCGCAGGTGATGGCGACCGATCTTCGTGCGTCAGCAAGTCTTGTGCTTGCCGGCTGTATCGCCGAAGGGACAACGCTGGTTGACCGTATCTACCACATCGACCGCGGCTACGAGCGTATTGAAGATAAACTTCAGGCCTTGGGTGCTAAGATTGAGCGCGTGAAGGGCAGCGAATAAGGCTCTTTCAACAGGAGAAAACCGGGGCAAGCCCCGGTTTTTTTATGGCTGCCGAATCTTGCTGCTTCTGTCAATAAACTCATGGGTGATGGGATCGTGATAACGCGACGGCCAGATGACCTGAGGTGCGACGCCCAAAGCCTGAGCGATGATGAGCTCCCCTTTAGGCCAGGGGCGAGATAGCGCGTTAGCGAGCGTTGATGAGCTTAAGCCTGACTCGCGTGATAAGGCGGCAAGCGAGGTTCTTCTTTTTCGTAGAGCTGCAATGATATCTGCTGGATGCCAGTCCACGTACTGATTTTCCATGATGTCTCCCTTTGAGCTTACAAGTCCTGCTGGAACTTAGCGTGAGTTCAGAAATGGTTATAGCATAAAAAGTTCCAAATGATTCCTGTAAGTGTAAGGAATAACGTATTCTGTGTTTTCATTCGCAAATATCATGAAAGATCGTGGAAATTGCAGGTTCAAGAGGGAAGGTGTCGGGCGAAAAGGGAAGGTTTATTGGAAACTTTAGCGCGCCATATGGCGCGCTAAAACAGGCGTTAACGATCGCGCTGTACCGACATGTGGGCTAACGAGATCAGCGCTTCACGGTAAGGGGTATCCGGAAGCACAGACAGTGCGGCAATAGCCTTATCCGCCTCTTCCTCCGCGCGCTGACGGGTCCATTCCAGAGAGCCACAGTCCGCCATGGCCTTCAGCACAGGATCAAGAAGATGACGACCATTTCCCTGTTCGATCGCTTCACGGATCATCTGCGCCTGCTCCGGTGAGCCGTTACGCATGGCGTGCAGCAGCGGCAGCGTCGGTTTTCCTTCGTTCAGATCGTCTCCGACGTTTTTACCCAGGGTTTGCCCGTCTGCGCTGTAATCCAGCAGGTCATCAATGAGCTGGAAAGCCGTACCCAGGTAGCGTCCATAATCCTGTAGCGCCTTTTCCTGGATCTCTGTGGCGTTCGCCAGGATCCCGGAACATTGTGCTGCGGCTTCAAACAGGCGGGCTGTTTTGCTGTAAATCACCCGCATATAGCTTTCTTCAGTGATATCTGGGTCATTACAGTTCATCAGCTGCAACACTTCGCCTTCGGCGATGACGTTGACAGCCTCAGACATGACCTCCAGCACTTTTAACGAGCCCAGGCTGGTCATCATCTGAAACGCTCGCGTATAGATGAAGTCACCGACCAGCACGCTGGCGGCGTTGCCAAAAGCGGCGTTAGCTGTGGCTTTCCCACGGCGCATATCTGACTCGTCCACGACGTCATCATGAAGCAGGGTGGCGGTATGTATGAATTCGATAAGAGCCGCTATTCTGACATGCGCCTGCCCTTCATAGGCAAGCGCCCGCGCGCTAAGCACGGCAATCATCGGGCGGATACGTTTGCCGCCGCCGCTGACGATGTAGTAGCCCAGTTGGTTGATCAGCTGGACATCAGAATTCAGTTGCTCAAGGATTGTCGCATTGACACCCGCCATATCTTGCGCGGTTAACTCATTAATTTTTTCTAAATTCATCGCAAAAGTCTGGCTTTCGTCCTGTTTATTCCATATCCGTATGGCATAACGAGAGGGTTGAGGTTCGATACTGTAGTACAGATTGTACTGAAAAAACGAGGCAGATAAACGGTGTCTGTGCTGTTGCGTTTTTTTTCTACGGTAATTGACGATCGGGCTTGTCAAAGCCTCACGATTTGCGTAATATTCGCGCCCTATTGTGAATATTTATAGCGCTACCTGAATCCAATGAAAGGCAAGCGCGGAAAGCGGAGTTTTATATGTACGCGGTTTTCCAAAGTGGTGGTAAACAACACCGAGTAAGCGAAGGTCAGACCGTTCGCCTGGAAAAGCTGGACATCGCAACTGGCGAAACTGTTGAGTTCGCTGAAGTTCTGATGATCGCAAACGGTGAAGAAGTCAAAATCGGCGTTCCTTTCGTTGATGGTGGCGTTATCAAAGCTGAAGTCGTTGCTCACGGTCGTGGCGAGAAAGTTAAAATCGTTAAGTTCCGTCGCCGTAAACACTATCGTAAGCAAGCGGGCCACCGTCAGTGGTTCACTGATGTGAAAATTACTGGCATCAGCGCCTAAGACCTGAGGAGTAGATTAAATGGCACATAAAAAGGCTGGCGGCTCAACTCGTAACGGTCGCGATTCAGAAGCAAAACGCCTGGGTGTAAAACGCTTTGGCGGCGAAACTGTACTGGCTGGTAGCATCATCGTTCGTCAACGTGGTACCAAATTCCACGCTGGCAACAATGTAGGTTGTGGTCGTGACCACACCCTGTTTGCTAAAGCAGACGGTAAAGTAAAATTCGAAGTTAAAGGCCCGAACAATCGTAAATACATCAGCATCGTTGCTGAGTAAGTTTTTCGGTCCGGTAACGGATGAAAGCCCCGCAACGTGTTGCGGGGCTTTTTACATTGTACGCCTGGTAAATTAAAGCAGGGAATGGGCATGGGGCAGCAGGCGGGAATCGGCATTCTTTTAGCGCTCACTACGGCAATGTGCTGGGGAGCGTTACCGATAGCGATGAAGCAGGTACTTCCGGTGATGGCGCCGCCAACGGTGGTCTTTTACCGGTTCCTGATGGCCGGCATCGGCCTCGGCATTATCCTTGCCATACGGGGTAAGCTACCGCCGCTCAGGATGTTTCGTAAACCTCGATGGCTGGCGCTGTTAGCGATCGCCACCGGCGGATTATTTGGCAACTTTTTGTTCTTTAGCTCCTCCCTGCAGTATTTAAGTCCTACCGCGTCTCAGGTTATTGGCCAGCTTTCTCCCGTAGGGATGATGGTGGCGAGCGTGGTGGTGCTGAAAGAAAGGATGCGCGGCACGCAGATTATGGGTGCCGTTATGCTCCTGAGCGGGCTGGTGATGTTCTTTAACACCAGCCTGGTGGAGATTTTTACCCGCCTGACGGATTACACCCTTGGGGTAATCTTTGGCGTGCTGGCGGCAACGGTTTGGGTCAGTTATGGTGTGGCGCAGAAGGTGTTATTACGCCGGCTGGCCTCGCAACAGATCCTCTTTTTGCTGTACACTTTATGTACTATTGCCCTTTTGCCGCTGGCAAAACCGGGCGTTATTTTCCAGCTCAGTAGCTGGCAACTGGCGTGCCTGGTTTTTTGCGGTCTGAATACGCTGGTAGGCTATGGCGCGCTCGCTGAGGCGATGGCGCGCTGGCAGGCCTCCCAGGTTAGCGCCATCATTACGCTGACGCCGCTGTTTACGCTGCTGTTCTCAGACCTGCTGTCTCAGGCCTGGCCCGAGTATTTCGCCATACCGATACTTAACCTTGTGGGGTATATCGGTGCGCTGGTGGTTGTGGCTGGTGCTATGTATTCTGCGATTGGCCACCGCCTTTGGGGGCGCTGGCGTAAGACCGAAACGGCCACACCGGTGCCACGTTCGGGCGAATGATTTACGGAGAAGTAAGATGAAGTTTGTTGATGAAGCAACGATCCTGGTCGTAGCAGGTGATGGCGGTAACGGCTGCGTTAGCTTCCGTCGTGAAAAGTATATCCCGAGAGGCGGCCCGGACGGCGGTGACGGCGGTGACGGCGGTGACGTATGGCTTGAAGCTGACGAAAACCTGAATACGCTCATCGATTACCGTTTTGAAAAGGCTTTCCGTGCCGAACGTGGTCAGAATGGCCAAAGCCGAGACTGTACCGGCAAGCGTGGCCATGACGTGACGGTGAAGGTGCCCGTCGGTACCCGCGTTATCGATCAGGGCACCGGAGAAACCATGGGCGATATGACGCAGCACGGTCAGAAGCTGATGGTTGCCAAGGGCGGCTGGCACGGTCTGGGCAACACCCGTTTTAAATCCTCGGTTAACCGTACGCCTCGCCAGAAAACGATGGGTACACCCGGTGAGAAACGCGACCTGCAGCTAGAGCTGATGCTGCTGGCCGATGTTGGTATGCTGGGGATGCCAAACGCAGGCAAATCCACCTTTATTCGCGCGGTATCTGCAGCGAAGCCGAAGGTTGCTGACTATCCGTTTACCACATTGGTCCCTAGCCTGGGCGTGGTTCGTATGGATAACGAGAAGAGCTTTGTCGTGGCGGATATCCCGGGGCTGATTGAAGGGGCTGCCGACGGCGCGGGTCTTGGTATTCGCTTCCTGAAGCACCTTGAGCGCTGTCGCGTGCTGCTGCACCTCATTGATATTGAGCCTATCGACGGTTCGGATCCGGTTGAAAACGCCCGGATTATCGTCGGCGAGCTTGAAAAGTACAGCGAAAGCCTGGCCTCCAAACCACGCTGGCTTGTCTTCAATAAAATCGACCTGATGGATAAAGCGCAGGCCGAAGAGAAGGCGAAAGCGATTGCTGAAGCGCTTGGTTGGGAAGATAAATACTATCTCATCTCTGCCGCCAGCCAGATGGGCGTGAAAGACCTCTGCTGGGATGTCATGACCTTTATCATTGAGAACCCGATTGCGGCGATCGATGTTGTTAAACAGCCCGAGAAAGTCGAGTTTATGTGGGATGATTACCATCGCCAGCAGCTGGACGAAATGGAAGCTGAAGCAGAAGAGGACTGGGATGATGACTGGGACGATGAAGACGACGAAGGCGTCGAAATCATCTACCAGAAGTAAATCTCAACGAAGAAGGCCGGTGTTACCGGCCTTTTTTATTGAATGCTGCCGGGAAGCCAGCAGTCAGCCTGCAAACCACCTTGCTCACGGTTACCCAGCTCCAGACGGCCATGGTGGAGCTGCACAATGCGCTGCACAATGTTCAGACCCAGCCCGCTGCCGCCGTAGCGCTGATCCATGCGTCTGAAAGGCTCAGTGGCATGGCGGAGGTATTCTGCCTTAATACCCGGCCCGCTGTCGGCAACGCTTAACAGGGTTCCTCCCTCTCTCTCCTTCAACGCTACATGAATTTCGCCTTTGTCAGGGCTATAGCGAGAGGCGTTTTCCAGCAGGTTACGCAGCATCAAACGCAGCAGAACGGCATCGCCCTGGACGGTCAGAGAAGAGGCTGCGGGCCAGACGAACCTTTGCCCGCGAGGCGCGGCCAGCTCTTCCATCTCCATCTTCAGGGGAGCAATGATGTCGCTGCTCCAGGTCAGCGTATTGTAATGCCCGCTGGCCAGCGCCTGCCCGGCGCGAGAGAGCATCAGCAGCTGCTCAATGGTATGCATGAGCTGATCGATACGGGTTAACAGCATTGGGGCCTGCTCTATCCCATTTTTTGCCATTAACTCGAGGTGCAGCCTGAGTCCGGCAAGCGGCGTCCTCAGTTCGTGTGCGGCATCCGCAGTGAAAAGGCGTTCCTGCTGAATAGTATGATCCAGCCGACCCAGAAGCTGATTCAGGGAGTTGGTTACGGCCACCATTTCGTCCATATCGGAAAACATAGGCAGCGGCGTGAGATTGTCGGCTGACCGATTCGCGAGGCTGGAGCGCAGCTGGTTCAGCGGGCGGGTTATCCAGGTGATGGCCCAGAAGGAGAAAAACAGCGTAAAGGAGACCATCACCAGAGAAGGCACGAGCAGGGAGGCAATCGCTTCGCGGATCTCTTTCTCCACCTGCTGGTTACGGGCCTTGGCGGAGAGCGTTTCGCTCACCAGGAAGCCAATCTGCTCCCGGCTTTCATGCCAGAGCCAGACAACGCTGATGAGCTGGAAGAAAAGGAGAATAAGCGCCAGCAGGATCATCAGGCGCCGACGCATGCTGCTCATGAGCGGCTTTCCAGACGGTAGCCCACGCCGCGTACGGTTTTGATCCTGTCTTTGCCTAATTTACGGCGTAAGTTGTGAATATGCACTTCAAGGGTGTTGGAGCCGGGATCGTCCTGCCAGCTGTAAATGTCCTGCTGTAGCGTTTCGCGGTGCACCGTCTGGCCAATGCGCATCATCAGACGGGTGAGCAGGGAAAACTCTTTGGGGGTGATCTCTACGACCTGGCCGGCGAGCAACACCTGCTGAGTTTGCAGATTAAGGGTCAGATCGTCTTCCTGCAGCAGATTATCGCTGTGTCCTTGGTAGCGGCGAATCAGCGCCCGCGCCCGCGCCTGCAGCTCGGCCAGGGCAAAGGGTTTCACCAGATAATCATCGGCGCCAGAGTCCAGGCCATTTACTCGGTCTTCAAGCGCGTCACGAGCTGTCAGGATGAGTACGGGGTTTTTTACCCCGCGGCGGCGCCACTGGTTTAGCAGCGTTGCGCCGTCTTTGTCAGGCAGCCCGAGGTCGAGGATAATCAGGCTGTATTCGCCGCTTTGCAGCAGGGCGTCCGCCTGAGCGGCAGTGGTGGCGCA
This region of Cedecea lapagei genomic DNA includes:
- the mlaB gene encoding lipid asymmetry maintenance protein MlaB; protein product: MAEELSWKQEGSTLHLHGELDGETVQQLWRQREKAVAGITTFELRGLTRVDTAGLALLIHLVALVSRQGRQVELHGASENLRTLAQLYNLPESLLPHLAG
- the ibaG gene encoding BolA family iron metabolism protein IbaG produces the protein MENHEIQTVLMNALPLQEVHVTGDGSHFQVIAVGELFAELSRVKKQQTVYAPLMAFIADNRMHAVSIKTYTPEEWARDRKLNGF
- the murA gene encoding UDP-N-acetylglucosamine 1-carboxyvinyltransferase, producing MDKFRVQGPTRLSGEVTISGAKNAALPILFAALLAEEPVEIQNVPKLKDIDTTMKLLSQLGTKVERNGSVYIDASGVNIFCAPYELVKTMRASIWALGPLVARFGQGQVSLPGGCAIGARPVDLHITGLEQLGAEIKLEEGYVKASVNGRLKGAHIVMDKVSVGATVTIMSAATLAEGKTVIENAAREPEIVDTANFLNTLGAKISGAGTDRITIEGVARLGGGVYRVLPDRIETGTFLVAAAISGGKILCRNAQPDTLDAVLAKLREAGAEVETGDDWISLDMHGQRPKGVTVRTAPHPGFPTDMQAQFTLLNLVAEGTGVITETIFENRFMHVPELIRMGAHAEIESNTVICHGVEKLSGAQVMATDLRASASLVLAGCIAEGTTLVDRIYHIDRGYERIEDKLQALGAKIERVKGSE
- the sfsB gene encoding DNA-binding transcriptional regulator SfsB, whose product is MENQYVDWHPADIIAALRKRRTSLAALSRESGLSSSTLANALSRPWPKGELIIAQALGVAPQVIWPSRYHDPITHEFIDRSSKIRQP
- the ispB gene encoding octaprenyl diphosphate synthase; the encoded protein is MNLEKINELTAQDMAGVNATILEQLNSDVQLINQLGYYIVSGGGKRIRPMIAVLSARALAYEGQAHVRIAALIEFIHTATLLHDDVVDESDMRRGKATANAAFGNAASVLVGDFIYTRAFQMMTSLGSLKVLEVMSEAVNVIAEGEVLQLMNCNDPDITEESYMRVIYSKTARLFEAAAQCSGILANATEIQEKALQDYGRYLGTAFQLIDDLLDYSADGQTLGKNVGDDLNEGKPTLPLLHAMRNGSPEQAQMIREAIEQGNGRHLLDPVLKAMADCGSLEWTRQRAEEEADKAIAALSVLPDTPYREALISLAHMSVQRDR
- the rplU gene encoding 50S ribosomal protein L21, which produces MYAVFQSGGKQHRVSEGQTVRLEKLDIATGETVEFAEVLMIANGEEVKIGVPFVDGGVIKAEVVAHGRGEKVKIVKFRRRKHYRKQAGHRQWFTDVKITGISA
- the rpmA gene encoding 50S ribosomal protein L27 — protein: MAHKKAGGSTRNGRDSEAKRLGVKRFGGETVLAGSIIVRQRGTKFHAGNNVGCGRDHTLFAKADGKVKFEVKGPNNRKYISIVAE
- a CDS encoding DMT family transporter, translated to MGQQAGIGILLALTTAMCWGALPIAMKQVLPVMAPPTVVFYRFLMAGIGLGIILAIRGKLPPLRMFRKPRWLALLAIATGGLFGNFLFFSSSLQYLSPTASQVIGQLSPVGMMVASVVVLKERMRGTQIMGAVMLLSGLVMFFNTSLVEIFTRLTDYTLGVIFGVLAATVWVSYGVAQKVLLRRLASQQILFLLYTLCTIALLPLAKPGVIFQLSSWQLACLVFCGLNTLVGYGALAEAMARWQASQVSAIITLTPLFTLLFSDLLSQAWPEYFAIPILNLVGYIGALVVVAGAMYSAIGHRLWGRWRKTETATPVPRSGE
- the cgtA gene encoding Obg family GTPase CgtA, which encodes MKFVDEATILVVAGDGGNGCVSFRREKYIPRGGPDGGDGGDGGDVWLEADENLNTLIDYRFEKAFRAERGQNGQSRDCTGKRGHDVTVKVPVGTRVIDQGTGETMGDMTQHGQKLMVAKGGWHGLGNTRFKSSVNRTPRQKTMGTPGEKRDLQLELMLLADVGMLGMPNAGKSTFIRAVSAAKPKVADYPFTTLVPSLGVVRMDNEKSFVVADIPGLIEGAADGAGLGIRFLKHLERCRVLLHLIDIEPIDGSDPVENARIIVGELEKYSESLASKPRWLVFNKIDLMDKAQAEEKAKAIAEALGWEDKYYLISAASQMGVKDLCWDVMTFIIENPIAAIDVVKQPEKVEFMWDDYHRQQLDEMEAEAEEDWDDDWDDEDDEGVEIIYQK
- the pmrB gene encoding two-component system sensor histidine kinase PmrB, which translates into the protein MSSMRRRLMILLALILLFFQLISVVWLWHESREQIGFLVSETLSAKARNQQVEKEIREAIASLLVPSLVMVSFTLFFSFWAITWITRPLNQLRSSLANRSADNLTPLPMFSDMDEMVAVTNSLNQLLGRLDHTIQQERLFTADAAHELRTPLAGLRLHLELMAKNGIEQAPMLLTRIDQLMHTIEQLLMLSRAGQALASGHYNTLTWSSDIIAPLKMEMEELAAPRGQRFVWPAASSLTVQGDAVLLRLMLRNLLENASRYSPDKGEIHVALKEREGGTLLSVADSGPGIKAEYLRHATEPFRRMDQRYGGSGLGLNIVQRIVQLHHGRLELGNREQGGLQADCWLPGSIQ
- the pmrA gene encoding two-component system response regulator PmrA — encoded protein: MKLLIVEDDLLLQEGLALALGGEGYALDCATTAAQADALLQSGEYSLIILDLGLPDKDGATLLNQWRRRGVKNPVLILTARDALEDRVNGLDSGADDYLVKPFALAELQARARALIRRYQGHSDNLLQEDDLTLNLQTQQVLLAGQVVEITPKEFSLLTRLMMRIGQTVHRETLQQDIYSWQDDPGSNTLEVHIHNLRRKLGKDRIKTVRGVGYRLESRS